Part of the Psilocybe cubensis strain MGC-MH-2018 chromosome 11, whole genome shotgun sequence genome is shown below.
AATACGCGCGAGATTGTTCTCAAGAAAATCATGGACTGGGTGAGAGACGCCAACAACTTCTTCATGTGGTTGTATGGTCCTGCTGGCGCCGGCAAATCTGCAATTGCGCAGACCATTGCCGATATGTGCTACACTGAGGGACTGTTAGTCGCgagtttctttttctctagAAATTCAGTGAACCGGAAAGACGAAACACTGTTGATTACAACTATTGCGTATCAGCTCTCCATCGCCATTCCAGAGACCCGCGAACGAATCGGAAAGGCCGTCGAGCTTGATCCTATGATACTGTCAAAGTCTCTAGAAGCTCAGATACAGTCACTTATTGTGGAACCTTTGAATGAAGCAGCCCTAGAGGACCGATCAACAACATCACGACCAAGGCTTATCATCATAGACGGCCTGGACGAGTGCGGCGTGCCCAAAGTACAACGCTACATTCTTGATACTTTGCTCTCTGCTTCCCAAAAGCTCTGTCTTCCTCTACTTTTTCTCATAGCAAGTCGGCCAGATCCTCATATTCGTGATGCTTTCAATCAGGACCTGTTAAACTCACTGACGACCCGCATAGTTCTTGATGATTCCTACCAACCCGACGATGATATCAGAGTATTCCTTCTCTCCAGATTCAATGATGTCAAGAGGAAACACCCGACTCTTATGCATCGTCGCCCTCCCTGGCCTGCGCCAATGGATGTTGAGCTTCTCGTACAAAAATCATCCGGTCAATTCATCTATGCTTCAACAGTCATGAAATATGTTGATTCACACCATCACTGGCCTCCTGACCGACTAGATATTGCATTCGGGCTATCTATGACAGACGATAATACACCTCTTGCCGAGCTAGATAGGTTCTACCATCACATTCTTTCCTCTGTGGCGGACATCGGCAGAGTGATAGATTTCTTCATGTTTCTCTTGCTTGTTCAATTCTGGACCAAAACAAGGAACATcgtagaagatttcttgtTCCTCAGACGGGGTGAACTGGACATTGTCCTTTGTGATCTCCATTCCCTTGTTTCGATACCCGAGCCAGAAGATGAATCCACTGAGCTGAGGGTCTTCCATGCATCCTTTCCTGACTTTCTGCTCGATCGCTCTCGCTCTGGAAAATTCCACCTCAATGCCGCCAGTGCGTCTGCCAGGATCGTGAGGTACTGCATACGCCACTTCAAAGATCCCAACGTCATGTGCCAAGGTATGAAGTACCACAACATTCTCGTCTCTAGAAAATAAAATAATGAATCGATTTGCTCACAACTCTCAGACGGGATCAACCACCATAACATCCGTTCACTGTTCATGCTTCAAATTTTGACAGCAGAAATAACCACCCAACTCTTGGACGATGTGTGTGACGTCGACATGGGTATGCAGTTATCATTTTGGACATCCGACGACAATGTTATTGGGGTGTACGAGCACGATAACAAGCGACTCATTTCCTTTCTGATGTGGCTGGCATCGCAGGTCCGTTAACCTATGCGATTACTTTGATACCATCATAGTCTCACATacatcagcatcatcgtGGAATGTCGTTACTGCGTTTTTTCAATGGCCCAGTGGACCAATGGATTCTCAGCAGAATTCGGGATTATCCCCACCAATATCTATTTAACCTGCTTCTTACAGCAGGAACTTTAACCAATTTTACCACTACAGATATATTCACCATTCTGGGACCCGAGTCTGTGGCGACCATGGATATCAATTCCAGCATCCAAAAACCCCGACGTTTCGATCCTCTTCAAATTTATTCCCCAAAGGACGAatacaaacctttctatAGCATATTAACCGAGTTTCTGAGAGACGCTAGTCGGTCAAAGGATTTTTACGTTGGTGAAAACCATTATGCAACACTCTCTATTTATGTTGCTGTGTTTCTCATCCACAACATGTAAGTCCGTGCTTGCTACAATCAATTCACCGCTCAGCGGTTATGGCAGAATGAGGCCACCACCGGTTAATACCAATCCTCAGACGATGTATGTGTTCCAACCTCATCATATATATTAGTTGATTATCTCATTTACCTTGTAGACACCCGAGAGCTAGTCAGGAGGCCCAAAAGCTAGGTTGTTACCTGCTTACAGAGAGCCTACTTAAGTCACCGAATTCGCCAGACCTTGCCAGAGTATTGCAAAATTACAACCCAAGGATAGAATCCATTGCACCACTCAACGAGGATATTGAAAAATCCGTTGGTGCAGCTTTTGAGTATTTAAGGGTATGCTGCTCTCTCCAAATTGATCATATCTGTTAACAGTCGACCTACAGAGATTCCAAAACAGAGGCAATCCGGACACGCTCCTCTACATTGCTTACCAGAACATGAAAAGAGAAATCCCAAGTCCTAATGGGTATATTACTTGGAGACCACCATCGCTACTCGTCGGGTTGTTGGATTATGATGTGACATTTTAGCATCCACATATTCAATATTTAGTCTCCAACTACGACAACAAGCGGTACGTGGATAATTTCGGATAGTGATCAGGCAAAGTGAATGCTAAGTCTTCCTAAAGTCTCTCAATCGTAGAAAACGAGGGCTCTTAACTCGATCGATTCTCTCAGAGGCGTTCCCTCGGGTGTGTTTGGATCACTGAAACCCGTATGAGGAGTGAAAATGGCAACGCTGCCATCTTGCACCGAATCGAAGCTAGAAGACGAGATCAATTACGTGCACTCAACCTTAGAAGACGTCAGCACGCACCATTTTATAAGAACAATCTCTTCCGGAGTCATTCCATGCAAATACTTCCACTTGTGGTTTGGGTTGTATTTCACACCGAGCGTCTCCCCCTCGCGATCATCATACACAAGAGCCACGGGCACGGTGTCGTTTGGTTCAACACTTCGATAATCGCACAGAGCTAATGGCCAATCAATGGCAGGGTGTCCAATTGGCCTCCATAGGTTGATAATTTGGAAACGTTTCTCGAGAAGTTTAGGTGCATCTGAGGCCGGCAGGTGTCGGTGTACCCGAGCGATGGACGATCTTGTCGTTTGGTCTACATGGACTTGGGCTACAGGCTGGCGGCGGTCAGGGTGGTCGTCAACCTGCCCAGGACGTCTGCGACGGATGGCTATACGAGTAAATGGAACAATGAATTACTTATTTCAATTTGAGTGAGAAGCCGC
Proteins encoded:
- a CDS encoding Aspirochlorine biosynthesis protein N: MSAANDTPAFTTAKLLYFVEPEGGVRAFQHINADSATGERKKNFTREEKEMVIENLRGKEDTVSLDTTGFQYFRHTSKHTSFANDEEIYSQYYPESIELIKKLTGASRVELFDHTIRRRRPGQVDDHPDRRQPVAQVHVDQTTRSSIARVHRHLPASDAPKLLEKRFQIINLWRPIGHPAIDWPLALCDYRSVEPNDTVPVALVYDDREGETLGVKYNPNHKWKYLHGMTPEEIVLIKCFDSVQDGSVAIFTPHTGFSDPNTPEGTPLRESIELRALVFYD